The proteins below are encoded in one region of Reichenbachiella sp. 5M10:
- a CDS encoding YbhN family protein, which translates to MPIALGLAIVFYLFYSDPNITSDTLKLIFDAKLSSVIVAFLVLFARDAGYVYRVKTISDGELNWSRSIVIIILWEFASAVTPSVVGGTAVVVFVFMAEGINVGKSLAYVMLTAILDNLFFVIAAPIVMLLTQGMIFPDVQAMDLELGTSLQLLFFLSYGLIAVYTLVMSYALFVRPRAFKWFLLKVTGFRFFKKWREKANQYGDEIIMASNGLKGKAVSYWVKISAATTFIWVARYLMLNSLVEAYSNLSVPEHMVVFSRQVIMWIVMLVSPTPGSSGTAEYFFNQFFYEYLGDYTFVSSIFWRLMSYYPYLILGAIFLPRWVKSRFFNKGK; encoded by the coding sequence ATGCCCATTGCACTTGGATTGGCCATCGTGTTTTATCTCTTTTACAGCGATCCAAACATTACATCTGATACACTCAAGTTGATATTTGACGCCAAATTGTCCTCAGTGATTGTGGCGTTTTTGGTGTTGTTTGCACGGGATGCAGGCTATGTCTATCGCGTCAAAACGATATCGGACGGAGAACTCAACTGGTCTCGGAGTATCGTCATCATCATCTTGTGGGAGTTTGCTTCTGCGGTGACCCCCTCTGTTGTAGGAGGCACAGCGGTAGTAGTCTTTGTTTTCATGGCTGAGGGGATCAATGTGGGCAAATCACTAGCCTACGTAATGCTCACTGCGATTTTGGACAATCTGTTTTTTGTGATTGCAGCACCGATCGTGATGCTGCTGACACAGGGGATGATTTTTCCAGATGTACAGGCCATGGACTTGGAACTGGGTACGAGTTTACAGTTGTTGTTCTTTTTGAGCTATGGACTGATTGCTGTGTATACTTTAGTGATGTCTTACGCTTTGTTTGTGAGACCGAGGGCATTCAAGTGGTTTTTGTTGAAGGTTACGGGCTTTAGATTTTTCAAAAAATGGAGAGAAAAGGCCAATCAATATGGTGATGAGATCATCATGGCTTCCAATGGGCTCAAGGGCAAAGCAGTGTCGTACTGGGTCAAGATATCTGCCGCGACGACCTTTATATGGGTGGCTCGCTACTTGATGCTCAATAGCCTCGTGGAGGCCTACAGCAACTTGAGTGTGCCAGAGCACATGGTGGTGTTTTCGAGACAAGTGATCATGTGGATCGTAATGTTAGTCTCTCCTACGCCGGGTAGCTCAGGTACGGCGGAGTATTTTTTTAATCAATTCTTTTATGAGTATTTAGGGGATTACACCTTCGTGTCAAGTATTTTTTGGCGATTGATGTCGTACTATCCGTACTTGATCTTAGGGGCGATCTTTTTGCCGAGATGGGTGAAGAGTCGGTTTTTCAACAAGGGCAAGTAG
- a CDS encoding nucleoside-diphosphate kinase, giving the protein MANNRTFTMIKPDAFADGHTGAILKMIEEAGFTIKAMKTVKLSAEDAGKFYAVHSERPFYGELCSYMSKGPIVAAILEKDNAVADFRELIGATNPADAAEGTIRKLYAKSLEANAVHGSDSDENAAIEGSFYFSEIERI; this is encoded by the coding sequence ATGGCAAACAACAGAACGTTCACAATGATTAAGCCGGATGCTTTCGCAGACGGGCACACAGGAGCAATCCTAAAAATGATCGAAGAGGCTGGCTTCACAATCAAAGCAATGAAAACAGTAAAGCTCAGTGCAGAAGATGCGGGGAAATTTTATGCAGTACACAGCGAGAGACCCTTTTATGGAGAGCTATGTAGCTACATGTCCAAAGGGCCCATCGTCGCAGCAATCCTCGAAAAAGACAATGCCGTGGCGGACTTTAGAGAATTGATCGGCGCGACCAACCCTGCAGATGCTGCAGAAGGTACAATCAGAAAATTGTATGCCAAATCACTCGAAGCAAATGCCGTACATGGATCCGACTCAGACGAAAATGCAGCCATCGAAGGTTCATTCTACTTTTCAGAGATCGAAAGAATATAA
- a CDS encoding bifunctional oligoribonuclease/PAP phosphatase NrnA: protein MQNLAALKEKLNLPKRIVITTHVKPDADALGSSLGLAGYLMKLGHQVCVITPTDYPDFLTWMEGNEDVLIFEGNEEKAQYLVENADLVFCLDFSSLTRIGALGEMVRDSEAEKVLIDHHLNPETFAQYVLWSTEAAATAELIFDLIEMLGDVEKITKAMAEALYAGLMTDTGNFKLPSTTPHVHNIVATLMELGADISKVSHNVYDNSSLDRMRLLGFALSERLEVIEGTPVAFFYLTTEDKKRFNYQTGDSEGLVNYGLGIKDVKVSAIFIEDEGKVKISFRSFGNIPINELSRKYFNGGGHKNAAGGVSFDDLETTINKFKELVQGQTKELNYEA, encoded by the coding sequence ATGCAGAATCTAGCAGCTTTAAAGGAAAAATTAAACCTACCCAAGCGGATTGTAATCACTACTCATGTCAAGCCAGATGCAGATGCATTGGGTTCTTCATTGGGGTTGGCGGGTTATCTGATGAAGCTGGGCCACCAGGTATGTGTGATCACTCCGACGGATTATCCGGATTTTCTCACGTGGATGGAGGGCAATGAGGACGTGTTGATTTTTGAAGGAAACGAAGAAAAGGCACAGTATCTCGTAGAAAATGCAGACTTGGTGTTTTGCTTAGATTTTTCGAGCTTGACGCGAATTGGTGCGCTAGGGGAAATGGTGAGAGATTCGGAGGCCGAAAAGGTTCTCATCGACCATCACCTCAATCCAGAGACCTTTGCACAATATGTGCTATGGAGTACAGAGGCTGCAGCGACGGCTGAGTTGATCTTTGACTTGATCGAAATGCTCGGAGATGTCGAAAAAATCACCAAAGCCATGGCGGAGGCGCTCTATGCGGGACTGATGACGGATACGGGCAACTTTAAACTTCCGTCAACGACACCTCACGTGCACAACATCGTGGCAACACTCATGGAGTTGGGAGCGGACATATCCAAGGTCAGTCACAACGTTTATGACAATAGTTCACTGGATCGGATGCGTCTCTTGGGGTTTGCTTTGTCAGAGCGACTGGAAGTGATCGAAGGGACACCCGTAGCCTTCTTCTACCTTACGACAGAGGACAAGAAGAGATTCAACTACCAGACAGGTGACTCGGAAGGTTTGGTCAACTACGGCTTGGGTATCAAGGACGTCAAGGTGTCTGCGATTTTTATCGAAGATGAAGGGAAGGTAAAAATATCATTTCGTTCGTTTGGAAACATCCCGATCAACGAATTGTCAAGAAAGTATTTCAATGGAGGAGGACATAAAAATGCAGCTGGAGGAGTTTCATTTGATGATCTAGAGACCACAATAAATAAATTTAAAGAACTGGTTCAAGGCCAAACAAAAGAATTAAACTATGAAGCGTAA
- a CDS encoding FKBP-type peptidyl-prolyl cis-trans isomerase, which produces MKRNTLMLLSMIALATFFYSCEDVVTTKSGVKVSYQKRGEEALKDSSVLLVNMKYTTDKGFDIFSSDERGGPITLPYYASQWDTSRVFYEVLSLCKVGDSITFKINATELFVKTFGAPSVPDSIGAESEIQFYVGMQDQMTFDEFQDYRVARLEKEQAKMMAEEEERTIAQGEEIDLFLTENNITAEVTESGLRYVITEQGDGDKPAVGDVVIVHYSGMLMDSTKFDSSYDRNQPFEFPLGQGRVIQGWDEGIALLNVGSKATLYIPSALAYGPRGAGGTIKPNSILKFDVELLGIKANDEK; this is translated from the coding sequence ATGAAGCGTAACACCTTAATGTTGTTGTCAATGATCGCGTTGGCGACATTTTTCTATTCATGCGAAGATGTAGTTACAACCAAATCGGGAGTAAAAGTGTCTTATCAAAAGAGAGGCGAAGAAGCCTTGAAAGATAGCAGTGTGTTGTTGGTGAACATGAAGTATACAACGGACAAAGGTTTTGATATCTTTTCTTCTGATGAGAGAGGTGGGCCGATTACGTTGCCTTACTATGCGTCTCAGTGGGATACTTCTAGAGTGTTTTACGAAGTATTGAGTCTATGTAAAGTAGGAGATAGTATTACATTCAAAATCAACGCAACAGAGCTTTTTGTGAAGACATTTGGTGCACCTTCTGTGCCTGACTCCATTGGAGCAGAATCTGAGATTCAGTTCTATGTAGGCATGCAAGATCAGATGACGTTTGATGAGTTTCAGGACTATCGCGTAGCAAGATTGGAAAAGGAGCAAGCAAAAATGATGGCTGAAGAAGAAGAAAGAACCATCGCACAAGGAGAAGAAATCGATTTGTTTTTGACGGAAAACAACATCACTGCTGAAGTAACAGAGTCAGGGTTGAGATATGTGATCACTGAGCAAGGTGATGGCGACAAACCAGCTGTGGGTGACGTAGTGATTGTGCATTATAGTGGAATGTTGATGGATAGCACGAAGTTTGATTCGTCATATGATAGAAATCAGCCATTCGAGTTTCCGCTAGGCCAGGGCAGAGTCATCCAAGGATGGGACGAAGGCATTGCGCTACTCAACGTAGGATCTAAAGCAACGCTTTACATCCCGAGTGCATTAGCTTATGGGCCAAGAGGCGCAGGAGGAACAATCAAACCTAACTCTATTTTGAAATTTGATGTGGAGTTATTAGGTATTAAAGCAAATGATGAAAAGTAA
- a CDS encoding FKBP-type peptidyl-prolyl cis-trans isomerase, with product MMKSKFIATAMLVATVLFTSCKEDDGSSDPRGTLEEYVALNDVSAYTVTDSGLYFRLDSDGEGEQIGSDDVVLFLTKIYAMNGDLLFDGYVDSLLWITSLDENSIVVPAMQEALLRMGLNDEATVLAPYALGWGSAGASTTIRPYEDLRIVIKPTEFNPTMEDFVQENEVNNYQTTASGIIYTVDGAGTGDLPEAGQSVTVQYEGYLLDSTKFDSSIDRGTPFTFVIGQEQVIAGWDEGIALYKKGQKGTLYIPYELGYGTAGSGSIAPYDDLIFEIEVIDIR from the coding sequence ATGATGAAAAGTAAGTTTATCGCTACGGCGATGTTGGTAGCTACCGTTCTCTTTACTTCGTGTAAAGAGGACGATGGCTCATCTGATCCTAGAGGGACATTGGAAGAATATGTGGCACTCAATGATGTGTCTGCATATACTGTGACTGATTCGGGCCTCTATTTTCGTTTGGATTCGGATGGTGAAGGGGAGCAAATAGGTAGTGATGATGTCGTACTTTTTTTGACAAAGATTTATGCAATGAATGGTGATTTGTTGTTTGATGGCTATGTTGACAGTTTGCTGTGGATCACGTCATTGGATGAGAACTCAATTGTAGTGCCCGCGATGCAGGAAGCATTGCTCCGAATGGGACTCAATGACGAGGCGACTGTGCTTGCGCCTTATGCTCTAGGGTGGGGCAGTGCAGGTGCATCTACGACGATTCGTCCTTATGAAGATCTGCGCATCGTCATCAAACCAACGGAGTTTAACCCTACGATGGAAGACTTCGTCCAAGAAAATGAAGTGAACAACTATCAAACGACGGCCAGTGGGATTATTTATACAGTTGACGGTGCAGGGACAGGTGATTTGCCCGAAGCAGGCCAAAGTGTCACTGTGCAGTATGAAGGGTATCTACTTGATAGTACCAAATTTGATTCGTCGATAGACAGAGGCACGCCTTTTACGTTTGTCATCGGCCAAGAGCAAGTCATCGCAGGTTGGGATGAAGGAATTGCACTATATAAGAAAGGGCAAAAAGGCACCTTGTACATACCGTACGAGCTGGGATATGGAACTGCAGGTTCTGGATCGATTGCGCCTTATGATGATCTGATTTTTGAAATAGAAGTAATAGATATACGCTAG
- a CDS encoding FKBP-type peptidyl-prolyl cis-trans isomerase, with translation MKRYKQLVFWGLLVSMGIVASCSNPVKDEQADIEQAYQDSLAQASIDEEIIETYLEDNGYTNVSSTEDGVRYGVVSVGDGVFAEINQIVSLDYIGKLTNGEIFDTSIKEVAIYEDSLAWVADGVDIAAAMAETGFDIETTLDSLQYYDGSVSGIYSSLKSYRPMTYNYIASGAGIPSGAIKGYREAVKYLTPEIGTGGEGMTIFPSALGYGTAELTNIPANSVLIFEFYVDNIRP, from the coding sequence ATGAAGAGGTATAAGCAGTTGGTATTTTGGGGTCTATTGGTCTCGATGGGTATCGTAGCATCCTGTAGCAATCCCGTCAAGGATGAGCAAGCAGACATAGAACAAGCGTATCAAGATTCTTTGGCGCAAGCTTCGATCGACGAAGAAATCATCGAAACATACCTTGAGGACAACGGCTATACCAATGTTTCTTCTACTGAGGATGGTGTACGCTATGGCGTGGTATCAGTAGGGGATGGCGTGTTTGCTGAGATCAATCAGATTGTCTCTTTGGACTATATTGGTAAATTGACGAATGGAGAAATTTTCGATACCTCGATCAAAGAAGTGGCTATCTATGAGGATAGTTTGGCTTGGGTGGCCGATGGTGTAGATATAGCGGCCGCTATGGCCGAAACAGGCTTTGACATAGAGACTACACTTGATTCTCTTCAGTATTATGATGGGAGTGTCTCGGGGATTTATTCTAGCCTCAAGTCTTATAGGCCCATGACTTACAATTATATTGCTAGCGGTGCAGGGATTCCTTCAGGAGCGATCAAAGGGTACCGTGAAGCTGTGAAGTATCTTACTCCTGAAATAGGTACAGGAGGAGAGGGAATGACAATTTTCCCTTCTGCTTTAGGGTATGGGACTGCCGAGTTGACCAATATACCTGCCAATTCTGTATTAATTTTTGAGTTTTACGTTGATAATATACGTCCCTAA
- a CDS encoding non-canonical purine NTP diphosphatase produces MKICFATHNLNKLREVKQMLGDRYTVVGLNEIGCVDEIPEDGVTLDENSKIKAQFVAEHFGVNCFADDTGLEVEALGGEPGVYSARYAGEEKDNQANMKLLLEKLKGKTNRQARFRTVITLILDDIELQFEGVVKGSITQELKGTEGFGYDPIFVPEGHDVTFAEMSAEAKNRISHRGRAMQALVSFLQG; encoded by the coding sequence ATGAAGATTTGTTTCGCTACACACAATCTCAACAAGCTCAGAGAAGTGAAGCAAATGTTGGGTGACCGGTATACGGTCGTAGGTCTCAATGAGATAGGTTGTGTGGATGAGATTCCCGAAGATGGCGTTACTTTGGATGAAAATTCTAAGATCAAAGCACAGTTTGTAGCGGAGCATTTTGGGGTCAACTGTTTTGCAGATGATACTGGGCTAGAAGTCGAAGCGTTGGGAGGAGAGCCAGGGGTTTATTCGGCGCGCTATGCTGGCGAAGAAAAGGACAACCAAGCCAATATGAAGCTTTTGCTCGAAAAGCTGAAGGGAAAGACCAATCGACAGGCACGTTTTCGCACTGTGATTACCCTCATTCTTGATGACATAGAATTGCAATTCGAAGGGGTGGTCAAGGGGAGTATTACCCAAGAGTTGAAAGGCACTGAGGGCTTTGGGTATGACCCCATCTTTGTGCCAGAGGGGCATGATGTGACCTTTGCAGAGATGTCTGCAGAAGCTAAAAATCGCATTTCACATCGAGGTAGAGCCATGCAGGCCCTGGTCTCTTTTTTGCAGGGCTAG
- a CDS encoding nucleoside deaminase — protein sequence MSFEAKHMQKAIDLAMHSIQEKSGGPFAAVIVRHGEVIGQGHNTVTASHDPTAHAEINAIRDACQRLGDFQLQDCEIYTTCEPCPMCLGAIYWARPKAIYYASAKTDAATAGFDDQFIYDEIALPSPSRKIKTQQAMRQEAQKVFTAWKNKKDKTEY from the coding sequence ATGTCATTTGAAGCGAAGCACATGCAAAAAGCCATTGATTTGGCCATGCATTCCATACAAGAAAAGAGTGGTGGTCCTTTTGCTGCGGTCATCGTCCGCCATGGAGAAGTCATAGGCCAAGGCCACAACACAGTCACTGCCAGTCATGACCCCACTGCACACGCCGAGATCAATGCCATCCGTGATGCCTGCCAACGCCTCGGAGACTTCCAATTGCAAGACTGTGAGATCTACACTACCTGTGAACCCTGCCCCATGTGTCTCGGAGCAATCTATTGGGCTAGGCCCAAAGCAATCTACTATGCTAGCGCCAAAACAGATGCCGCTACTGCAGGATTTGATGATCAGTTCATCTACGACGAGATCGCTCTCCCAAGCCCCTCACGAAAAATAAAGACGCAACAAGCCATGAGACAGGAAGCCCAAAAGGTATTCACTGCATGGAAAAACAAAAAAGATAAAACGGAATACTAG
- a CDS encoding EcsC family protein, with protein sequence MTHREKINSELDAWRRRLETPPTSSYKTVKRIQRRINLFMPRSMHHLIAKIVKETTRAVLQGAQYTTPKREFTLQIHNAEEMIRESIWFYSSSAAAQGAITGLGGLVSSIADFPLWISLKMKMLFEIAGYYGFDTLCFKERLFILHIFQLAFSSQDRRVAALAHIENWSEVAQTLPDNLHAFDWERFQDEYRDNLDIVKIFQLIPGVGAVIGACVNQKLTYRLGKTAMNAYRIRLMKEDRLAIAN encoded by the coding sequence GTGACCCATAGAGAAAAAATCAATTCGGAATTAGACGCTTGGCGCAGACGACTGGAGACACCTCCTACCTCTTCGTACAAAACTGTCAAAAGAATACAGCGCAGAATCAATCTATTCATGCCCAGAAGCATGCATCACTTGATCGCCAAGATTGTCAAAGAAACGACTCGAGCTGTACTACAAGGTGCTCAGTACACGACTCCCAAACGTGAATTCACCCTTCAAATCCACAATGCCGAAGAAATGATCCGCGAATCCATATGGTTTTACTCCTCGTCCGCTGCAGCACAAGGTGCCATCACAGGACTAGGAGGTTTGGTCAGTAGCATAGCGGATTTCCCTCTATGGATTAGTCTGAAGATGAAGATGCTCTTTGAGATTGCAGGGTACTATGGATTCGACACCCTCTGTTTCAAAGAACGGCTTTTTATTCTTCATATTTTCCAACTGGCATTTTCGAGTCAGGACCGACGTGTCGCCGCGCTAGCGCATATCGAAAACTGGAGCGAAGTAGCCCAAACACTTCCTGACAACTTACATGCCTTTGATTGGGAGCGATTTCAGGATGAGTACCGCGACAACCTAGATATTGTCAAAATCTTTCAACTCATCCCAGGGGTAGGTGCGGTGATTGGCGCATGCGTCAACCAGAAACTGACTTACCGTCTAGGCAAAACAGCCATGAATGCCTACCGCATCCGCTTGATGAAAGAAGACAGATTGGCCATAGCGAACTAA
- a CDS encoding cupin domain-containing protein, with amino-acid sequence MTDLDNLIQTLSLVPHPEGGYYKETYRSTDSIQLASPFDGARNYSTCIYYLLTSETFSAFHRIKQDEIWHFYQGATIDLHLIHPDGRHELIEIGHDLGMGQVPQYVVPAGVWFAAEVNELDGYSLAGCTVAPGFDFQDFELADREELITKFPLHAELIRQYTRT; translated from the coding sequence ATGACTGATTTAGACAATTTGATCCAAACCCTCTCACTCGTACCACACCCAGAAGGGGGCTATTACAAAGAAACCTACCGCAGCACAGACAGTATCCAGCTTGCCTCCCCCTTTGACGGAGCACGCAACTACTCCACGTGCATCTATTATTTACTGACTTCCGAGACTTTCTCAGCCTTTCACCGAATCAAACAAGACGAAATCTGGCACTTCTACCAAGGAGCAACCATTGATCTCCACCTCATCCATCCGGATGGGCGCCACGAGCTGATAGAGATTGGGCACGACCTAGGCATGGGGCAAGTCCCACAATACGTCGTCCCAGCCGGTGTGTGGTTTGCAGCTGAAGTCAACGAACTAGACGGCTATTCCTTAGCAGGTTGCACTGTAGCACCAGGTTTTGACTTCCAAGATTTCGAACTCGCCGATCGTGAAGAATTGATCACAAAATTTCCTCTGCATGCAGAGCTAATCCGCCAATACACTCGAACTTAA
- a CDS encoding EcsC family protein codes for MNSYEDKITRELAEWQSTMQRTPSFSNESIKNFQSKIQNLIPEKVHQVITKAVKELTRAVLFGAAFTTSKKITGPINLMDAEDHVKERINFYTSSATAEGAITGFGGFLSGLADFPLWLSIKMKMLFEIAHSYGFDTNDYKERIYILYVFQLAFSSQQRRIELYHFISNWEQNQNNLPEDINNFDWRTFQQEYRDHLDIAKLLQLIPGIGAVVGAYINHKLTNRLGKTAMNAYRMRLVQNTPKIED; via the coding sequence GTGAACAGCTACGAAGACAAAATCACCCGAGAGTTGGCCGAATGGCAAAGTACGATGCAGCGCACGCCGAGTTTCTCCAACGAGAGCATCAAGAATTTCCAATCCAAAATCCAAAACCTCATCCCAGAAAAAGTCCATCAAGTGATAACCAAAGCAGTCAAGGAACTGACACGCGCCGTACTCTTCGGAGCAGCATTCACGACAAGCAAAAAAATCACTGGCCCCATCAATCTCATGGACGCAGAAGACCATGTCAAAGAACGGATCAACTTCTATACCTCGTCGGCCACTGCCGAAGGAGCTATCACGGGATTCGGAGGCTTTCTCAGTGGTTTGGCAGACTTTCCGCTCTGGCTGAGCATCAAGATGAAAATGCTCTTCGAGATTGCCCATAGCTACGGGTTTGACACCAACGACTACAAAGAGCGAATCTACATTCTGTACGTTTTTCAACTGGCATTTTCTAGTCAACAGCGCCGTATCGAACTCTACCACTTCATCTCCAACTGGGAACAAAACCAAAATAATTTGCCCGAAGACATCAATAATTTCGATTGGCGCACGTTCCAACAAGAGTACCGTGATCACCTTGATATCGCCAAGCTCCTGCAGCTGATCCCAGGGATCGGTGCGGTAGTTGGTGCCTACATCAACCACAAACTCACCAACCGCCTAGGTAAAACAGCCATGAACGCCTACCGCATGCGGCTCGTTCAAAACACACCCAAAATTGAAGATTAA
- the lysS gene encoding lysine--tRNA ligase, translating to MILSEQEIIRRQAREQLMQSGIDPYPSDTFEVNVTTQDIHQNYEKRKTDYKDISIAGRLMSRRIMGSASFAELQDASGRIQIYLRRDDLCPDEDKSLYNTVFKKMMDIGDIIGIKGYVFTTEVGEISIHVTSLKLLTKSLKPLPIVKEAKDADGNVKTFDAFTDPEMRYRQRYVDMIVNPEVRETFVKRTQLVNSMRNFLADRGYLEVETPILQPLYGGAAARPFKTHHNTLDMTLYLRIANELYLKRLIVGGYDGVFEFSKDFRNEGMSRFHNPEFTQVELYVAYKDYEWMMDLTEAMVEKVAMDLHGTTEVQVGDNIINFQRPWKRYTMFEAIEHFTGIDISEMDETGLRETAQKLNVPIDETMGKGKLIDEIFGEKCEGQLIQPTFITDYPVEMSPLAKKHKNKPGLVERFEAIANGKEICNSFSELNDPVDQRARFEEQLELGKRGDDEAMVLDEDFLRALEYGMPPTAGLGIGIDRLSMMMTNSNSIQDVLFFPQMKPEKKVVALTAAQYEELGVAKDLIQILQKIGMVTKQQFAEAKDGKLHQDVCGNKKKMKLKEVKNPSLEDVQGWIAKAGEE from the coding sequence ATGATTTTAAGCGAACAGGAAATAATCAGACGTCAAGCCAGAGAGCAACTGATGCAATCGGGCATTGATCCCTATCCATCTGACACCTTCGAAGTGAACGTGACTACCCAAGACATTCACCAAAACTACGAAAAGCGAAAGACAGACTACAAGGATATTTCTATCGCGGGTCGACTCATGAGTCGACGCATCATGGGGTCAGCATCATTTGCAGAGCTGCAGGATGCCTCAGGTCGTATCCAGATCTACTTGCGCCGAGATGACCTCTGCCCAGATGAGGACAAGAGTCTCTACAACACCGTCTTCAAAAAAATGATGGATATCGGTGACATCATCGGTATCAAAGGCTATGTATTCACCACTGAAGTAGGCGAGATATCGATACACGTCACTTCACTCAAGCTGTTGACCAAGTCCCTCAAGCCCCTACCAATCGTCAAGGAAGCCAAAGACGCCGACGGAAACGTCAAGACCTTTGACGCCTTCACCGATCCAGAGATGCGCTACAGACAGCGCTATGTCGACATGATCGTCAACCCAGAGGTACGCGAGACGTTCGTCAAAAGAACACAACTCGTCAATTCGATGAGAAACTTCCTCGCAGACCGAGGATACCTAGAGGTAGAAACCCCTATCCTACAGCCACTATACGGTGGAGCAGCGGCACGTCCGTTCAAGACACACCACAACACACTGGACATGACGCTCTATTTGCGTATCGCCAACGAGTTGTATTTGAAAAGATTGATCGTCGGAGGGTACGATGGCGTATTTGAGTTCTCCAAGGATTTCCGTAACGAAGGTATGTCCCGCTTCCACAACCCAGAGTTCACGCAAGTCGAGCTCTATGTAGCCTACAAGGATTACGAATGGATGATGGACTTGACAGAAGCCATGGTAGAAAAAGTCGCCATGGACCTACACGGCACGACCGAAGTACAAGTCGGTGACAACATCATCAACTTCCAGCGACCTTGGAAGCGCTACACGATGTTCGAAGCGATCGAACACTTCACAGGTATCGACATCTCCGAGATGGACGAAACAGGCCTCAGAGAGACCGCCCAAAAACTCAACGTACCCATCGACGAAACCATGGGCAAAGGCAAGCTCATCGACGAGATCTTCGGAGAGAAATGCGAGGGTCAGTTGATCCAACCGACCTTCATCACCGACTACCCAGTAGAGATGTCACCACTCGCCAAAAAACACAAAAACAAGCCAGGGTTGGTAGAGCGCTTCGAAGCGATCGCCAACGGCAAGGAAATCTGTAATTCGTTCTCAGAGTTGAACGATCCTGTAGATCAACGCGCGAGATTCGAAGAGCAACTCGAACTCGGCAAGCGTGGCGATGACGAAGCGATGGTACTCGACGAGGACTTCCTCCGAGCACTCGAGTACGGCATGCCTCCTACGGCAGGACTGGGTATTGGGATCGATCGTCTCTCGATGATGATGACCAACTCCAACTCGATACAAGACGTCTTGTTCTTCCCCCAGATGAAGCCTGAGAAGAAAGTCGTAGCACTCACGGCAGCACAGTACGAAGAACTTGGTGTGGCCAAAGACCTCATCCAAATCCTACAGAAGATTGGCATGGTCACCAAGCAGCAATTCGCAGAAGCCAAAGACGGAAAACTGCACCAAGACGTCTGTGGCAACAAAAAGAAGATGAAACTCAAAGAGGTAAAGAACCCTAGCCTAGAAGACGTGCAAGGCTGGATCGCCAAAGCAGGCGAAGAGTGA